In Sphingobacterium zeae, one genomic interval encodes:
- a CDS encoding protein-disulfide reductase DsbD domain-containing protein: protein MKKILILVALVMFSVTGTFAQIHKPVKWTVASKKLNNKEAIIYVKATIQNGWHIYSQHVKDGGPIPTSFNFSKATDYALVGNTAEPKPKIKHEEVFKMDVGYFTNEVIFQQKVSLTKGAATVKGTVEWQACDASQCLPPDEYAFAITVK from the coding sequence ATGAAAAAGATTTTAATTTTAGTAGCCCTGGTTATGTTTTCCGTTACTGGTACTTTCGCTCAGATTCATAAACCCGTTAAATGGACTGTTGCCAGTAAGAAACTTAATAACAAGGAAGCAATTATTTACGTTAAGGCGACTATTCAAAATGGTTGGCATATCTATTCTCAACATGTAAAAGATGGTGGTCCGATCCCAACTTCCTTTAATTTCAGTAAAGCTACGGATTATGCGCTAGTCGGCAATACAGCCGAACCGAAACCCAAGATCAAACATGAAGAGGTTTTCAAAATGGATGTGGGGTATTTCACCAATGAGGTCATCTTCCAACAAAAAGTTTCACTTACTAAAGGAGCTGCGACAGTAAAAGGCACTGTGGAATGGCAAGCTTGTGATGCTTCACAATGTCTACCTCCTGATGAATACGCTTTCGCTATAACGGTAAAATAG